TATAGTTGTGTCCTTTGCCATACCACCAACATTGAAACCCGTTTGGGTTATCGATGAGGGTTCTTGGTTGGCATCATACAATTCAATCATTGCATATAACTTATTTTTCGCATCCTCAATATGCTCTCTAGAACCCGATGCACGAGTAATTATCTGATAACAAATATTTAACAGACTTGAATATCTATTAGAATCTGCACGTTGTTCCCCTGCATCATAACTACTGTGGATTAACGTGTATCGCCTTTTAATATCCTTCCTCCATCAATCTAAAATGTACCTATCTGGCAAAACTTTAAACTCGTTACATctgaataaaatgaaaatgtgcCAACACAATATCCcccctcatctcaaataatCCACAAGAACACTTTACAGCTACATCTACCTCACTAAAGTCCACAGAATATGTAACTGGCTTAGTGAACTCTTCCAAACGAATTTCAACCTGAACCACATAGGTCTTTACTGCACCATTGCTCTTTTGTAACTTTGGATTCAAATCGATCATGTCGATACCTTGTTTCTAAACTTTCTTGAATTTAGCATTCGTGTATAACTCTTGAAACCTCTTATCAATTGGAGATCTAGATATGTAGGGAATTGTGACACTAAATTAGTAGAAGTCCAAGGCATttttattctcaattttttttcaatgcgTAATCAAATTGGTCGACAAACTCCTTCAGGTTTTTCTTAGTATGAACATAACCGTCAAAAAATGTATTCATGCTCTCGCTCCACCacgttgtactcattccaaccCAAATAGACTCTTTCAAAAATGTCAGTACCCAATGCTCATGGTTAACGTATAGGTTTTTCAACCACGCATCTTGCAAGTTGTAAGTGGTAATTAATCGATCCCAACATTTCTCAAACTCTTCAAAACCATTGTTgtcatacacacatttcatcaatTCATTTTTCATCATATATTTGTACGAACCATATGAGCCAAGCTTCTTGggaactttttttaatatatgccACAGGCAAAATCTATATCGGGTTTCTGGGAAAACAAtagcaattgcatttttcattgcaCTATTCTGATTAGTGATAATAGCTTTCGAAGCTATATCATCCATACACTACAACCAGGTCTAGAATAACCACACAAAAGTCTCTATACCCTCATTAGAAATGAAGCCTGCTCCCAACAAAATTAACTGTCCATGGTAGTTTACACCCACAAATGGTGCAAAGGCATCTCATATCTATTCGTTAAGTGGTGTCAAATGTGACCATATCACCGAAATATTGTTAGGCTGCTTTACTACGGGGGTCTACGCAGAAGACATTCTTTAACCTCCCGTCATTATCTAAATCCATCAATGCAAAGAACCCAGAATTTTTGTACTGCATCCGTAAAAAATACTCTCTAAGTGCTCCAGCACCACCTGCGCCAAATCGTAGATGTCTTACCTTGTcaatataattatgaaaatcctttttaaaaaatgggaGGTTCTCGAATCCACCCGCGCCAATAACAAGAGATCCGAACTCTTATTCATTCGGATACTAGCCAAGTCATTTGTATTTACGATCATTTTTACCCAGTCactcacttctctattacatcgaaagaagTGAGATTTCTTTGGACTAAGATCGTGGTTatggatattatatattataatcaacTGAAACTTTCCATCACATCTTAAGGCATTAATTTTTGCCTTACATTTCATCTTTCTGTCAAACATGGGTTGGCAACATTGAAAGTCCTATTCCAGGCCTTCCCACCATGGGCATAAACAAGGGTGACATATTTAACAGTTTCATCTTCTCCCCTCTCAATCCTTTTTcgtcatcaccccaaaccctCATTTTTTACCATATTACTTATAATAACTCGTTAAATCTTCAAGAGAATTAAACTCCATCCCTGACTTTGGCTCCTCAAccatatcatcatcatccatTACCACATTCTGAGATTTTCTGGCACTACCATCCTCAATTTCCCATGGATTTGATCTATCCTCAGTACTTTCTTCAACTCTAGGAAATGTACATGGCACTTCAGTTTCCCCACCATTAGGGTTATTATCCTCTGAACATTCGTAGTTGCTTGTAGCTGAGCTTGTACTGATGTGAGGAATTAGAGGTTCCATGCCATGTGGAAATGGGTATTGGTTGCCAACTGGATATGGCAGAAAAGCTGGTGACCACGCAGGAACTGGTCCATAGTAACCAGACATGTAATTTGGGATGTTTGGACTAGTTGATTGTATGCCCTAACATGTTATTAGATAAagttattgatatattttgaaaataaatatcaactcaacaaATTCGAACGTTATTGATATATACCACAGATTTGGTGTTTGAGTTGCCTGGTGTTAGCGTAGATGGCTATTCTTTCCCGTTTCCCATGCTGAGAGAAAGGCAAATGCATTGTCAATATATCTCTTATGATAGAATAAGATTATCATGttattcattttctaaaataacgtaattatattttatttctattaatttactaaataatatatatttattagccATCTACTTAACCCATTACtagatttattatttctaaataacACAAACCAATCGATTACACCAAAATGTGGTAatggatgatgatgatatggTTGAAGAGCCAAAATAACAATCTATAAATTATTGAAAACTCATATATGACAATTGTCAAAATGAATCTATAGTTATCGGCACAATCAAAACTTCTTCACAAGAAATTAATTTGGAAAGGGTCCATTGGAAAGAATTTGATTCTATATGTTCTATTAATGCATTACGCATCTCAAGACCACGCCTGTATGATGTAAAAGACATTTAGAAACCAACACAATGAAAACCTAGAACTTGTTAAGTTAAAACATGAAATATACATACTCGTGAAGAATTAAAGCTTGAGGACAACTTCCCATAAAGCAATTTAAAACAATAAGTATACTATATGTGcttaaaatatataagatgTGCCTCTTgaagtgggaaaaaaaaagttatagacAAATTCAATAGTCTTGCCTAAATCTGTCATTGCATCCGTACAAGCACTTAACCAAGACAACTAGCAGAAACAAATATGTATCTTCCTCTATATGAAAGTTTCAACTGAAAAAAAGTACTTCTTATATCAAAACCAGGAGTACATGTATTAACAAAATGTATAACAACATAGGTGAATTCTTACATTGAATAGCTGGAAATTAAGATCATTGAGGTTGTTCCCCTGAGAAATCAGTATTTAAATGGAAGAACCACCTTGTTTGCCATTGTACTAGTAAAGACAACGGTGGTTGGCTTGCTAAAATCTTCAACAATGCATTTAATAGCTTCTTATTGATAAACCTTAGAAGTAATAAAAGACAAtggaaacaaaaatttaaacaatAGCACAACATTCTTGCACCAAATATATACCTTGCACCGAATATATACCTGGGGCATGAATTTCACAAAGATACTTTCATCCACTCTTTGTGAAGCTAATAACTCATGAGTCTGCGTTTGAATGTACCAAAGACGTATATTATAAACAACTCATGGGAAAGATGAAATTAGGGCACGAAATTAGGGAAGATGAAAATGGCAGAGTTTGAGgacaaaatacaagaaatagaaaatttgCAGACCTCTCTCACCCACGACGCCATGACTCAGAGATCTGGAAGCTGGGATATCGACGCAACAATGGGATGGCGACCAAAGACACGCACGACGACGACCAAATGCACACCCTGGTGAGATCTCCCTCTCTGGTTTCTTTCTCCTATCTGATTTCTacatcaaattttcaaaatcgtGTTTTCCCTCCATTCTgcattttttgtttcatttttcatctttatttttaaataatatcgGCTTGCGTCAGTAGAGGCCGCAGGGACGGTTGTCCCTAGAACAATTGTTATTACTACGAAGAAAGAAAGGCCACAAATTTACTCCAGTCtttagagaaaacaaaaaataaaaaataaaaaaaacaaaaacaatactgATAGGTTAACATGACATGTCTGTTATAGCCCATAAGAGCATCCACATcccatttcttttcctcatccctataatttaactcaaaatcacttttcctcaaatttttttctaaattttattcatctttcaaaaacctcctacatctcattcctcatccctatctctattctattaaataatattttttttattcttttttattacttttttctttcacttctatttacaaatttaactactcaatattttttcttattttttgaactattactctagtgaatattttaaacaaaaatttaaattatttttttgtgaatatgagaatatttttaaaattaatttttttatatttttgtaattaattaaattatttttaaaactattatttaaaactataataaatatgaatatgagagaaagtgtagatgattgaaaaattatttatttgatatattagaataaaatattgataaaaataatttaagaaatGAATAGTGAGTCCCCAAATATGGGGACTTACTGTTTAGTCCCTAAACCTTTTTCCTAAAATAGGGATCCGGATGTGGGGACATTTTGATCAAAACTCTAAATTATGGGGAATATGATGCTTTGGGGAACCGGATGGGGATGTTCTAAGAACATACAAGAATAGTCTCTTTCACATGACtcgaaaattatttattattgtttcatatgatttttttaattaaaaagataaattctTTGGTCACTGTACATTTCAATCCAAACATAGTTAGAAAAGTAAGGTTAGATGTAATCAAGAATTATACAACCTTCACATATTtgctttttttaaaaggatttattattaaaaaattaattttttatataaatctcaaatttattcattttttgaaaaacaatACATCGACACATTctctaaatataaatattattttttttattaaaaatatcatatcaatttaaaatagaaataatgatAAGCttactaatttgaaaatataagaaataagcGAGAGAAAGTAATAATCCTATAATtgttcttaaaaatatatatgatatttttaatgaatCGTCTTGCAAATCTCGTATCAATCAGTCGTAttccaaatattatttctctttcaaaaacaaatttcataagATCTGTTGAGTATCGCGATGGTAACATGTGGCAAAAAGTGAGTAGTTCACGTGCACCACTCGCCCACCATAAACTTGgcctctcttttatttttttagtttttttttgagACAATAAACTtgacaaattataaaaaagaatataaagcGATAAACAAACATTATCCAATGAAATATCAGTTGCATTATTCGTATTATAATCATATGTCAACCGTTGGATTCACATCATCCACGGTACATAAGTCGTGTGCATTATTCCGGAAGAATCACTACCCATTGTTCATATGCTTTCTTTATCTTCTGATTCCATCATCCCTTTGAAACTCTCTGCCTCACCTTCGCTTCAACTTCAAGAGAAAATAAATCTCTCTTTCAATTGTCTGAATTGTGGGGCTTAAATTCCATTGTGTGGGTTCCTGCCAATCGAAAGAAGGGATTTTGTTTAAGGGGGATTGGAACCCCATGGCGGATCTACTTAGCAAAACGAATCTGTTTTCATCGTGTCGGCATAGTCAACGCGatgggttttctttttctttcccaaaGAAGAGCTggaattacaaatcatcttctGTGAGTTGGTTTCAGCCTCTGAAACTGAAATCACAGGCGCTCAGATTGTCTTCTTCATCGAGCAGTGATTATCATGGCAGAAGAGTTGTTCTTCATGGAAACGAAGCCATCCCCAGGAAAGGGAATCACCGATTCCAGCCTTCAATTAAAGCTCAGGTTGTTAATTTCTTAGTCGCATCCTCTCCTCAAGCCTTCTTTTTCATTCCAGTTTGGTCAGGTTTTGGGaaaaataggttttttttttttttttttctttttcagttaAGGTTTCTTTGATTCGTCTTTTCTAGGTCACATTCCTGTTTATTTTCCTTTGTTTCTCTGTGAAACTGGGAACACTGTTAGTagtaattcaatatttttgtcatgtttTTTGACATTTATCACGTATATCACCATTGGTTTTTAATGTGGTAAGCTTTTTCCGACGGAATTTGCAGACTGGCCTTCGTATTGGGAAGGCTCAGAAATGGTGGGAAAAGGGGCTTCAACCAAACATGAAAGAGGTTACTTCCGCACAAGACCTTGTGGACTCCCTATTGAACGCCGGGGATAATCTGGTTGTTGTCAATTTCTTCTCCCCTGGCTGTGGTGGCTGCAAAGCGCTCCACCCCAAGGTAGTACTGGCCCACGTCTCTCTACCCGTATCGTTattgttttttatcttttcactTACATTTAAAACCCATCGCTATTGACATGATTTTTAATTGTTCTCTGTGTCAGATCTGTCAATTGGCCGATATGCACCCAGATGTGCAGTTCCTTCAGGTGAACTATGAGGAGCACAAGTCCATGAGTTACAGCCTTAATGTCCATGTCCTGCCTTTCTTTCGTCTCTACAGAGGCGCTCATGGTCGTCTATGCAGCTTTAGCTGTACTAACGCCACGGTCAGTGTTCATAACTTTCCAAGTTTGCTTGCCAATAGATgataaattttatatgtttGTACTGTGCTAATTATCTTGGTTGGCTGGTTCATTTCCAATGCTGGATTTTAATCAAAGAATTGTGTTTTCCACCGAGATTAGGTTggattttcaaactttttcatctTATGTCTCTTTTGGAGTTACGCACTTACTCCATTCAAACTCAGTAGTCTTGTTTATCCACAAATGAATTCGTATCTAAATTTTGTGTGCATTCACCCGTGAACTTACTTGAAAACTTGAAAGTTTGCTCAGTTTCTTATGAAGCCACTCGTGATGTTCCTTTGTTACATCATTACATTgctgatttttaaataatggcATCAACGAAACaggtgaaaaaatttaaagacgCATTGGCCAAGCACACCCCAGATCGTTGTAGTCTTGGGCCTGCAAAAGGGCTGGAGGAGAAAGAGCTCATTGCACTGTCCGCCAACAAGGATCTGTCTTTCAACTACATGCC
This sequence is a window from Carya illinoinensis cultivar Pawnee chromosome 9, C.illinoinensisPawnee_v1, whole genome shotgun sequence. Protein-coding genes within it:
- the LOC122277668 gene encoding thioredoxin-like 1-1, chloroplastic, coding for MADLLSKTNLFSSCRHSQRDGFSFSFPKKSWNYKSSSVSWFQPLKLKSQALRLSSSSSSDYHGRRVVLHGNEAIPRKGNHRFQPSIKAQTGLRIGKAQKWWEKGLQPNMKEVTSAQDLVDSLLNAGDNLVVVNFFSPGCGGCKALHPKICQLADMHPDVQFLQVNYEEHKSMSYSLNVHVLPFFRLYRGAHGRLCSFSCTNATVKKFKDALAKHTPDRCSLGPAKGLEEKELIALSANKDLSFNYMPKPVQPVIAPALEEVIAETSPSHLSSEPFTLPSTPSTSAQDSKKKPLVSAGR